From bacterium, the proteins below share one genomic window:
- a CDS encoding ABC transporter permease → MFNLMQSMQQALGLLLKFDPEIWQIVFLSLQVSFASSLIAVVLAVPLSLAITQNEFRGKRIVIGTVNSFIAIPAVVIGLVCYLLLSRSGPLGFWHLLYTPSAIIIAQTLLIIPLMTGLSISALQSLGHRVKETMITLGAGRWHLILGIMREVRFALAAAFITGFSRVLGETGMTMMVGGNIMGDTRVMTTAIALETIKGNFELGIALGLVLLIVAIGINIILQTVQGRAGR, encoded by the coding sequence ATGTTCAATTTGATGCAAAGCATGCAGCAGGCCCTGGGTCTGCTGCTGAAATTCGACCCCGAGATCTGGCAGATAGTGTTTTTGTCCCTGCAGGTCTCTTTTGCCTCTTCGCTGATCGCCGTGGTTTTGGCCGTACCGCTGTCCCTGGCCATTACCCAGAACGAATTCAGGGGCAAGAGGATCGTCATCGGAACGGTCAACAGTTTCATCGCCATCCCCGCGGTGGTGATAGGGCTGGTCTGCTATCTGCTTCTGTCCCGCTCGGGGCCGCTGGGATTCTGGCACCTGCTGTATACTCCATCGGCCATCATCATAGCCCAGACCCTGCTGATCATCCCTCTGATGACCGGCCTAAGCATCTCGGCCCTGCAGTCTTTGGGGCACCGGGTGAAGGAGACCATGATCACCCTGGGGGCCGGCCGGTGGCATCTGATCCTGGGAATAATGCGTGAGGTCCGCTTTGCCCTGGCCGCAGCCTTCATCACCGGTTTCTCCCGGGTGCTGGGCGAGACCGGCATGACCATGATGGTGGGCGGCAACATCATGGGCGACACCCGGGTGATGACCACCGCCATCGCGCTGGAGACCATCAAGGGCAATTTTGAGCTGGGGATCGCATTGGGACTGGTGCTTTTGATAGTGGCCATAGGCATCAACATCATCCTTCAGACAGTGCAGGGGAGGGCCGGACGATGA
- a CDS encoding porin, whose product MKRILLLAMVFALAGSAFAFDVKTDAKQDYPTFKVNGWLKLTYMDTLYHDALVTYPAGFEAKDAAITVSGDAWSNLAYRICLSANKATKAGTSTVYATWLFDAYADWKPSKLYSFRVGQYKRPFGYEQMLAATSMDFVSAAQLTGKFNASNREVGVMGFGVWNDLNYSLSVGNGSPYNEKDANPSKTVVSRIVYAPLAGMTVGGSVEYGTQNTAGKSYYNRHAGLDVNYERGKLFARGEIMIGNDDKLNVDTTSFFSTIKTFHTDTLIRGVYDTTTSTWNDTVYTRPDSVMTKKYYKFSEVAGKLMRGAYITVGYVPMQKLKVSVRGDLYREDYSWKLTKVNISPTVTDTVWVKTEARTTVWTLGADYFLNANTKVSLNYDIKQEDLVYRPYKNNILSAQLQVKF is encoded by the coding sequence ATGAAGAGAATATTATTACTGGCCATGGTCTTTGCCTTAGCCGGATCAGCCTTCGCCTTTGATGTCAAGACCGACGCCAAGCAGGATTACCCCACTTTCAAGGTCAACGGCTGGCTCAAGCTTACCTACATGGACACCCTGTATCACGACGCTTTGGTCACCTATCCTGCGGGTTTCGAGGCCAAGGACGCGGCCATCACCGTCAGCGGCGACGCCTGGAGCAACCTGGCCTACCGGATCTGCCTTTCGGCCAACAAGGCCACCAAGGCCGGCACCAGCACGGTCTATGCCACCTGGCTGTTCGACGCATACGCCGACTGGAAGCCCTCCAAGCTTTATTCCTTCCGGGTGGGCCAGTACAAGCGGCCTTTTGGATATGAGCAGATGCTGGCGGCCACCAGCATGGATTTCGTCAGCGCCGCCCAGCTTACCGGGAAGTTCAACGCCAGCAACCGGGAGGTTGGCGTGATGGGCTTCGGCGTCTGGAATGACCTGAATTATTCGCTTTCGGTGGGCAACGGCTCCCCCTACAACGAAAAGGACGCCAATCCGTCAAAGACAGTCGTTTCCCGCATCGTCTATGCGCCGCTGGCGGGCATGACCGTGGGCGGCTCGGTGGAATACGGCACCCAGAACACCGCCGGGAAGAGCTACTACAACCGCCACGCCGGCCTGGACGTGAACTACGAGCGGGGCAAGCTGTTCGCCCGGGGCGAGATCATGATCGGGAACGATGACAAATTGAACGTAGATACTACATCTTTTTTCAGCACCATTAAGACCTTCCATACCGATACTTTAATTCGCGGCGTCTATGATACAACTACCAGTACCTGGAATGATACAGTTTATACTCGTCCGGATTCCGTAATGACCAAAAAATATTACAAATTCAGCGAGGTGGCAGGCAAACTGATGCGGGGGGCCTACATCACAGTGGGCTATGTGCCAATGCAGAAGCTGAAGGTCAGCGTCAGGGGCGACCTGTACCGCGAGGACTATAGCTGGAAGTTGACGAAAGTAAACATAAGCCCAACAGTTACTGATACTGTTTGGGTAAAGACCGAGGCCCGGACCACGGTCTGGACGCTGGGAGCTGACTATTTCCTGAATGCCAATACCAAGGTCAGTCTGAACTACGATATCAAGCAGGAAGACCTGGTCTACCGGCCATACAAGAACAACATTCTATCGGCCCAGCTGCAGGTGAAGTTCTAA